The genomic window GTCTGCGGACGGCGGGTCGGACGGATCGCCCCAGGGCACCTCGACGTCGCGCGAGCGCAGCAGGCTCGCCACGCCGTCGTAGCGCTTCTTGCCGTCGAGGTGGTCGAAGTAGTCGCGCTCGGTGTACGGCGGGGTGATGTCCCAGGCGGCGAAGAGCTCTTCGAACATGGTCTGCCACGCGTGCATGTGCACTTCGGCCGTCGGCGTCAGGACGCCGTCCAGATCGAAGAGCACAGCGTCGAACGCGGTCAGATCGGGCAGGGCGTCGTAGGCCACAGAACCTCCGGGAGCGAGTGCGGGTGAGCTCGGCACTCCACGATGCGTATCTCAGCGAGCGTGCCGTTCAGCAAGCGTAATGCGGTCGGGCGCCGGGTCGACACCCCGCGAGGGTTACGGGCGGGCGACGCTCAGGGTCTGGCGCGCGATCTCGAGCTCCTCGTCGGTCGGGACGACGAGAACCGTCACGGCCGAGGCATCCGTCGAGATGATCCGGATGCCGCGCTCGGCGCTCTCGTTGCGCGCGTGGTCGATCTCGACGCCCGCGAAACCGAGGGTCTCGAGCGCCCCCGCGCGTACGCCGGGGGCGTTCTCGCCGACGCCCGCGGTGAACGAGATGACGTCGGCGCCGCCGAGCTGGGCGAGGTAGGCCCCGGCGTAGGAGCGCAGCCGGTGGACGTAGACCTCGAAGGCGAGCTGCGCCCGCGGCTCACGGCGTTCGACGGCGGCACGGATGTCGCGCAGATCGTTGGATCCCGCAAGTCCCAGCAGTCCGCTGCGCTTGTTGAGGAGGTCGTCGAGGTCGTCGACGGTCATGCCGGCGCGCCGCTCGAGCTGGAAGAGCACGGCCGGATCGATGTCGCCCGAGCGCGTGCCCATGACGAGGCCCTCCAGCGGCGTGAAGCCCATCGAGGTGTCGATCGACCGGCCCCCGTCGATCGCGGTGACCGACGCGCCGTTGCCCAGGTGGAAGACGATCTGCTTGAGCTCGCCGAGCGGCCGCCCGAGGAATGCGGCGGCCGCTTCGCTGACGAACTTGTGCGACGTGCCGTGGAACCCGTACCGGCGGATGCGATGGGATGCCGCGACCTCCGCGTCGATCGCGTACGTGTAGGCGGCGGGCGCCAGGGTCTGGTGGAAGGCGGTGTCGAAGACGGCGATATGCGGCACATCGGGGAACGCCGTGCGGCCGGCCACGATCCCCGCGAGGTTCGCGGGGTTGTGGAGCGGTGCGAGCACCGAGAGCTCGTCGATGTTGATCTCTACCAGCGGGGTGATGAGCGTGGGCTCGAAGAACCGCGCGCCGCCGTGCACGACACGGTGCCCGACGGCGACCGGCGGAGTCTCGGAGAGCGACGGACCGTGCGCCGCGAACGCCTCGAGCATGACGGCGAAGCCGGCGGTGTGGTCGGGGATCGGCAGCTCGCGCGTGCGCGTCGCGTCGAGCACGGCGGGCGCCGGCCCGGTTGCGGACGCGAGGGCCGCCGCATGGACGGTGTGACGGGCGACGCCCACCGGTTCGCCGATGCGCTCGACGAGGCCTGACGCGAGCGTGCGCTCGGTGTCCATGTCGAGGACCTGGTACTTGAACGACGACGAGCCGCTGTTGATGACGAGCACCGGGGTCATGCGGGTCACTCCCGGATTCCGGTCGTTGAGCGAGCGAGGAACGAGGGAGACGAAACGTGCTCGAGACGCAGCTGCGTTTCGTCTCGCTTCGCTCGCTCAACGACCGAGAGTGGCATCATTCCCCCTGCGCCTGGATCGCGGTGATCGCGATGGTGTTGACGATGTCGTCCACGAGCGCGCCGCGTGACAGGTCGTTGATCGGCTTGTTGAGGCCCTGCAGCACCGGTCCGATCGCGACGGCCCCCGCCGAGCGCTGCACCGCCTTGTAGGTGTTGTTGCCGGTGTTGAGGTCGGGGAACACGAACACCGTGGCACGTCCGGCCACATCCGAGCCGGGCATCTTCGCCGCGGCCACGGCGGCGTCGGCGGCGGCGTCGTACTGGATCGGCCCCTCCACGAGCAGCTCGGGCGCGCGCGAGCGGACGAGGGCGGTGGCATCCCTCACCTTCTCGACGTCGGCACCCGACCCGGACTCGCCCGTCGAATACGAGAGCATCGCCACCCGCGGCTCGATGCCGAACTGCGCGGCCGTCGCGGCCGACGAGATGGCGATGTCGGCGAGCTGCTCGCTGGTGGGGTCCGGGATGACGGCGCAGTCGCCGTAGACGAGCACGCGGTCGGCGAGCGCCATCAGGAACACGCTCGAGACCACCGAGACGCCCGGGCGGGTCTTGATGATCTCGAACGCCGGGCGGATGGTGTGCGCGGTCGTGTGGACGGCACCCGAGACCATGCCGTCGGCGAGCCCCAGGTGCACCATCATCGTGCCGAAGTAGGACACGTCGGTCACCGTGTCCGAGGCCTGCCCGAGCGTGACGCCCTTGTGGGCGCGCAGCCGGGCATACTCCTCGGCGAACTTGTGGACGTGGACGGGGTCCAGCGGCGAGAGCACCTCGGCGGCCCGGATGTCGATTCCGAGCTCGATCGCGCGCGCCCGCACCTCGAACGGCTCGCCGAGGATCACCAGGTCGGCGATGCCGCGCTTGAGCACCGTCGCCGCCGCGCGCAGGACCCGGTCGTCGCCGCCCTCGGGCAGCACGATGCGCCGGCGCTGCGAGCGCGCGCGCTCGATGAGCTGGAACTCGAACATCAGCGGTGTCACGACCGTCGCGCGCGCGAGGCCGAACGCCACGAGCAGCTCGTCGGTGTCGACGCTCTGCTCGAACAGGGCGAGAGCCGTGTCGTACCGGCGCTGCGAGTCCGCGGCGAGGCGGCCGCGGGTGCCCATGATGCGCACCGCCGTCTCGTAGGTGCCGAGCTCGGTGGTGATGATCGGCACGCTCGAGCCGAGTCCGTCGATCAGCCGTGTCACCGGCTCGGGCAGCTCGAACCCGCCGTTGAGCACGATGCCCGAGATCGAGGGGAAGGTGCCGGAGGCGTTGGCCAGCAGGGTGGCCAGCAGCACCTCGGAGCGGTCGGCGGGGATGATGACGACGGCGCCCTCGAGCAGGCGGGGAAGGACGTTGACCATCGACATGCCGGCGACGACCACGGCGAGCGCTTCGCGGGTGAGCCGGTCGGGGTCACCTGAGAGCAGCTCGCCTTCGACCGAGCGCATGATGCCGCGGATCGACGGGGCCACCAGATGGCGATCCTCGGGGATGGCCCACACCGGAACCGGTGACGCCGGCACGGTCGCCTCTCCGCGGTGGGTGTCGACCGAGCGGCGGATCGCCGCGATGGTCTCTTCGGCGCTGTCCGCCTCTGCACGGTTGGCGACGACGGCGAACAGCTTCGCGCGGCCGTGACGCAGCTCGGCGAGCGCGAGGTCGGCGATCTGACCCATCTCGTCCGGCGTCCGCGGGAGCGATGACCCGAGCTGCTCGGGCTGCGTCTGGTTCTGCGCGGAGCGGCCGCCGAGCACGAGCAGCACCGGCGCGCCGAGGTTGGCGGCGATGCGGGCGTTGTAGGCGAGCTCGGCGGGGCTGCCGACATCCGTGTAGTCGCTCCCCACGATGACCACAGCCTCGCACTGGGCCTCGACCGCTTTGTAGCGCTCGACGATCGTCGCGAGCGCGGCATCCGGGTCCTGCCGCACGTCGTCGTACGTGACGCCGACGCAGTCGTCGTAGGGCAGGTCGACGCCGTCGTGGTCCAGCAGCATCTCGAGCACGTAGTCGCGTTCGATCGTGGAGCGTGCGATCGCCCGGAAGACGCCCACGCGCGCCGTCGCGTGGCTCAGCGCATCGAGCACGCCCAGCGCGACCGTCGACTTTCCCGAGTGGCCTTCGGCCGAGGTGATGTAGATGCTCTGAGCCACCCGACCAGACTATGGGGCGAGCAGGATTCCGCGCCCTATTGGGCGGGCGGGATGCCGCGGCAGGCTGACAACGGGATCATGGGGCGCGATTACGCTCGAGGCATGCCTGAGCCGCGCCCCGGAATCGACGTCCCCGATCACCGCGGCCGCACCGGCCTCGACCGGGCGGGACGCGACCTGCAGCGCAACCCGGACGTCCGCGTGACGGACGTCGAGGTGCTGGCCTCGGCATGGCACGTGCTGCGGCGGACCACACTGGAGTACCGCGACCCGGCGGGCCGGTGGGAGACGCAGCAGCGCGAGACCTACGATCGCGGCAACGGCGCCACGGTGCTGCTGTACGACCCCGAGCAGCGCACAGTGCTCCTCACACGCCAGTTCCGCTACCCCGTCTACGTCAACGACCACGCCGACGGCATGCTCATCGAGACCGCGGCGGGGCTCCTCGACGACGACGACCCGGCGACGGCGATCCGACGGGAGGCCGCCGAGGAGACGGGCGTCGAGGTGGGCGAGCTCGAGCACGTCTGGGACGTGTACATGAGTCCCGGCTCGGTCACCGAGCGCCTGCACTTCTTCGCCGCCCGGTACGACGGCTCGACCCGCACCGGCGACAGGGGCGGCCTGCAGGAGGAGGGCGAGCACATCGAGCTGCTCGAGATCGGCATCGACGAGGCGCTGGCGATGGTGCGCGAGGGGCGGATCCAGGACGCGAAGACCATCATGCTGCTGCAGTGGGCGGTGCTCGACGGCCCCTTCGCCGCCGGCCCCTGAGCCTGTTCGAACGCTCGGTCCATCGAAGCGCCCGGGAAAATTAAGACTCTCCGCGAACCCGGCAGAGCCTGGTTACCCTTGCTACGTTTCCGTCCTGGGGGAGTTGGCCTGGATGCCGCCTCGCGGAGAGCTTCTGACAGTCTACCCGGTCCGCGCGGGGGTCACGTCACACCATCAGGGTCGAGCGTCGGCGGTGCTGGTGGCGGCCGCATCCCTGTAGGACGACGACCGGCGGGCCGCGGCATCCAGCGTTCTCCCAGTGCCGCGGCGGGTGCACGGTGGATAGGATCGATCCGTGGGCGAGGACGCCCTCACCCACCCGCCCACCGCCCGCTCGCGGGCGGAACAGGAGGCCTCGATGGTCGACACCGCGACGGATGCCCGAACCGGACCGGAGGCGCTCGCGGGCGCGCTCACCGCCGAGGGATTCGCCCGCATCACGGACGCGATCCTCGCTGCGGTCGCCACGGTGATCGACGGCAAGCCGGACGCGGTGCGCAGCTCCCTGGTCTGCCTGCTCGCCGAGGGGCACCTGCTTATCGAGGACGTGCCCGGCGTCGGCAAGACCATGCTCGCGCGGGCCCTGGCGACCTCCGTCGATGCCACGGTCCGCCGCATCCAGTTCACGCCCGACCTTCTGCCGGGAGACGTGACCGGTGTGAGCGTGTTCAATCCCGTGGATCGCGAATTCGAGTTCAAGCCCGGTGCCATCTTCGCCAACATCGTCATCGCGGACGAGATCAACCGCTCATCCCCCAAGACCCAGTCCGCACTCCTGGAGGCCATGGAGGAGCGGCAGGTGACCGTCGACGGCCGGACGCACTTCGTGCCCGAGCCGTTCCTCGTCGTCGCCACGCAGAACCCCCTCGAGATGGAGGGAACCTACGCCCTTCCCGAGGCCCAGCGCGACCGCTTCATGATGCGCATCTCGATGGGTTACCCCGACGCGCGGTCCGAAGCGCTCATGCTCCGTCAGCGCGACACCGCGAACCCGCTCGACCAGCTCGCGTCGGTCGTCTCGGCCGACCAGGTGTCGGAGCTGATCGGATGGGCGCGGGCCGTGCATGTCGCCCCGGCGATCGAGGACTACGCGGTCGCCCTGGCCCAGGCCACGCGCACCCACAGCGACCTGCGACTGGGCGCGAGCCCGCGCGCGACCCTGCAGCTCGTCCGCGCGGCCAAGGTCTGGGCGGCGCTCGACGGGCGCGGGTTCGTCATCCCCGATGACATCACGGCGCTCCTGGCGGCGGTGTTCGCCCACCGCCTCATCCCGACGCGCGCCGCGGGCGGCGCACGCGGCGGCAGCGCGGCCGACGCGATCGCGACGATCCTCGAGCGCATCGCGGCGAACGTCCGGGTGCCGATCGCCTCCCGTCAGTGAGACGACGATGAGACGCCTGTGGCCGCTGACCGTCCGGGGAACCGGAGCGCTGGTCCTTGCGCTCACATGCTTCATCGTTGCGAACGAGGCCGGGATCGTCGAGCTGATGTACTTCGGCATCCTGATGCTCGCCGTCGTCGCGGCGAGCATCGCGTCGCTGTACGTCGGCAGTCGCACCGACGCCGTGACGCGATCCCTCACGCCCGAGGTCGCCTCCGTCGGGCGCGACGCACGGGTGTCGGTGCGCGTCGAGGTGCGCACCGCGCTCCCTACGGCGCCCGGCACCTGGCGCGACACCCTGCCGAAGGGCCTCCGCGGCAAGGCGGAGGGCGCCTTCCCAGCGCTCGGGTCAGGCCTGCGCGGAGGTGAGCGCGGGGGCGTCCGCAGCATCGACCTCGCCTACACCTTCACCGGCGCGCGGCGCGGCGTGCACTCGATCGGCCCGCTCACCGTGCGAACCTCCGACCCGTTCGGGCTCGCGCGGCGCACCGTCGTCTTCAGCCAGCGCACGCCGGTCACCGTCGCGCCGGCGGTCGTCGACCTGCCGCCGCTCGTCGACTACGCCGGCGCCACCGGCGGCATGCTGCACACCACGACGGATCAGCCCGGCCAGGGCGCCGACAACCTGGTCGCCCGGCCGTACGCCTCCGGCGACTCGATGCGCCGCATCCACTGGCGCGCGACGGCGCACCGCGACGAGCTCATGGTGCGGCAGGAGGAGCAGGAGTCCACGCCCGAGGCGACCGTCGTGCTCGACCGGGCGGCGCTGCGCTGGTCGCCCGAGGCCCTGCGCGCCCCGGGGGCCGACGCCGGCTTCGAATCCGGGGTCTCGGCATGCGTGTCCGCGGTCGCCCGGCTCGTGCACGACGGCTACGCCGTGGAAGTGCTCGACTCGGAGGGCACGGTGCTCGTCGACCGCATCGACGGCGGTGACATGACCGAGGTGGATGCGATGCTCGTCCACTTCGCGACCATCACGGCGCACCGCGATGACGCGCTCCCCCGACTGCCGCGTCTGTTCGCCGGCCTCTCGACGGGACCCATCGTGTTGATCGTCGGCCGGCTCGATCCGGCCGACGCCGTGACGCTGGGATCCGTCGCCCACCACAGCACCCTGCCCCTTCTCCTGACGGCGTCGCCCATGGGCGACGCGCTCGACATCGCGGCCGACCACGGCTGGCATGTCGCCACCTTCGGTCCCGATCGCGACCTGGGCGTCGCGTGGGCGAATGCGATCGGCCGCGGGGTGCATCATGTCTTCGGCTGAGGCGGCCCGCGTCGCGCGCGGACGCGGCGGCGAGCGCCTGCTGACGATCTCGATCCTCGCGGCGCTCCTGGCGGCGCTGCTGCCGGTGGTGCGCGTCATCGAGCCGGGATGGTGGCTCATCGGAGCGCTGCTGCTGGCGGCGATGGTGCTCGCTGCGGGTTACACCGCCCGTCGGTATCGCCTTCCGGCCGTCGCCGTGACCCTGATCGAGGCAGCGGTGTGGGTCGTGTTCATGACCTTGGTGTTCCTGCGCGACACCGCGCTGCTCTGGATCATCCCCACGACCGACACCTTCCGAGTGGCCCCTCAGCTGGTCGAGGCGGCGATGGTCGAGATCACCGTCGGCGCGGCCCCGCTCGAGCCGACCCTGTCGCTGGGGTTCGTCGTGGTCGGGGCGATGGGCCTGCTCACGATCATCGTCGACCATGTCGCGGTGACCGCACGGATGCCGCTGCTCGCCTCTGTCGGCATCGTCGCGGTGTCGCTCATCCCGGCGATCGCGGCACCGAGCGACGTCGACGTCATCGGATTCGTGTTCCTCGCGGTGACGATCCTCTTCCTCATCCGATCCGAGACGCGCTCGCGGGAGAAGCCGCTCGAGCGCGAGGCCGAGCGGACAGCAGGAGTCCCTGCGACGGCCCTCGGCATCGGCGCGATCGCGATCGTCGTCGCCGTGGTCGCGACACCGGTGCTGCCCCAGCCGGGTGCGCGGGCGGGAACCGGAA from Microbacterium sp. ProA8 includes these protein-coding regions:
- a CDS encoding AAA family ATPase, encoding MVDTATDARTGPEALAGALTAEGFARITDAILAAVATVIDGKPDAVRSSLVCLLAEGHLLIEDVPGVGKTMLARALATSVDATVRRIQFTPDLLPGDVTGVSVFNPVDREFEFKPGAIFANIVIADEINRSSPKTQSALLEAMEERQVTVDGRTHFVPEPFLVVATQNPLEMEGTYALPEAQRDRFMMRISMGYPDARSEALMLRQRDTANPLDQLASVVSADQVSELIGWARAVHVAPAIEDYAVALAQATRTHSDLRLGASPRATLQLVRAAKVWAALDGRGFVIPDDITALLAAVFAHRLIPTRAAGGARGGSAADAIATILERIAANVRVPIASRQ
- the pta gene encoding phosphate acetyltransferase; protein product: MAQSIYITSAEGHSGKSTVALGVLDALSHATARVGVFRAIARSTIERDYVLEMLLDHDGVDLPYDDCVGVTYDDVRQDPDAALATIVERYKAVEAQCEAVVIVGSDYTDVGSPAELAYNARIAANLGAPVLLVLGGRSAQNQTQPEQLGSSLPRTPDEMGQIADLALAELRHGRAKLFAVVANRAEADSAEETIAAIRRSVDTHRGEATVPASPVPVWAIPEDRHLVAPSIRGIMRSVEGELLSGDPDRLTREALAVVVAGMSMVNVLPRLLEGAVVIIPADRSEVLLATLLANASGTFPSISGIVLNGGFELPEPVTRLIDGLGSSVPIITTELGTYETAVRIMGTRGRLAADSQRRYDTALALFEQSVDTDELLVAFGLARATVVTPLMFEFQLIERARSQRRRIVLPEGGDDRVLRAAATVLKRGIADLVILGEPFEVRARAIELGIDIRAAEVLSPLDPVHVHKFAEEYARLRAHKGVTLGQASDTVTDVSYFGTMMVHLGLADGMVSGAVHTTAHTIRPAFEIIKTRPGVSVVSSVFLMALADRVLVYGDCAVIPDPTSEQLADIAISSAATAAQFGIEPRVAMLSYSTGESGSGADVEKVRDATALVRSRAPELLVEGPIQYDAAADAAVAAAKMPGSDVAGRATVFVFPDLNTGNNTYKAVQRSAGAVAIGPVLQGLNKPINDLSRGALVDDIVNTIAITAIQAQGE
- a CDS encoding acetate kinase, producing MTPVLVINSGSSSFKYQVLDMDTERTLASGLVERIGEPVGVARHTVHAAALASATGPAPAVLDATRTRELPIPDHTAGFAVMLEAFAAHGPSLSETPPVAVGHRVVHGGARFFEPTLITPLVEINIDELSVLAPLHNPANLAGIVAGRTAFPDVPHIAVFDTAFHQTLAPAAYTYAIDAEVAASHRIRRYGFHGTSHKFVSEAAAAFLGRPLGELKQIVFHLGNGASVTAIDGGRSIDTSMGFTPLEGLVMGTRSGDIDPAVLFQLERRAGMTVDDLDDLLNKRSGLLGLAGSNDLRDIRAAVERREPRAQLAFEVYVHRLRSYAGAYLAQLGGADVISFTAGVGENAPGVRAGALETLGFAGVEIDHARNESAERGIRIISTDASAVTVLVVPTDEELEIARQTLSVARP
- a CDS encoding NUDIX domain-containing protein, whose translation is MPEPRPGIDVPDHRGRTGLDRAGRDLQRNPDVRVTDVEVLASAWHVLRRTTLEYRDPAGRWETQQRETYDRGNGATVLLYDPEQRTVLLTRQFRYPVYVNDHADGMLIETAAGLLDDDDPATAIRREAAEETGVEVGELEHVWDVYMSPGSVTERLHFFAARYDGSTRTGDRGGLQEEGEHIELLEIGIDEALAMVREGRIQDAKTIMLLQWAVLDGPFAAGP
- a CDS encoding DUF58 domain-containing protein; amino-acid sequence: MRRLWPLTVRGTGALVLALTCFIVANEAGIVELMYFGILMLAVVAASIASLYVGSRTDAVTRSLTPEVASVGRDARVSVRVEVRTALPTAPGTWRDTLPKGLRGKAEGAFPALGSGLRGGERGGVRSIDLAYTFTGARRGVHSIGPLTVRTSDPFGLARRTVVFSQRTPVTVAPAVVDLPPLVDYAGATGGMLHTTTDQPGQGADNLVARPYASGDSMRRIHWRATAHRDELMVRQEEQESTPEATVVLDRAALRWSPEALRAPGADAGFESGVSACVSAVARLVHDGYAVEVLDSEGTVLVDRIDGGDMTEVDAMLVHFATITAHRDDALPRLPRLFAGLSTGPIVLIVGRLDPADAVTLGSVAHHSTLPLLLTASPMGDALDIAADHGWHVATFGPDRDLGVAWANAIGRGVHHVFG